ATTTGGGACACGCGCACCGAGCGGCTCGTGACGAACAACTTTCCGGACATCACCATCGATTTCGAGACGGAGTTCGTGGACTTTCACGCGCCGCAAGCGCCCGAGTTATACCCGGCGCACCTCAAGTCCGAGATCGACGCTTTGAACGACGTGCTGTACCGCGACGTGAACGACGGCGTGTACAAGGCGGGCTTCGCGACGAGCCAAGCGAAGTACGAGGAGGCCGTGCACGCCCTGTTCGCGCGACTTGACGACCTCGACGCGCGACTCGCCTCGTCGCGTTACCTCGTCGGAGGACAACTCACGGAGTCCGACATTCGGCTGTTCACGACGCTCGTCCGCTTCGACGCGGTGTACGCCATCCACTTCAAGTGCAGTGTGCGGCGCCTCGTGGACTACGAGCACCTCTGGGCGTACGCCCGCGACTTGTACCAGCGGCCCGGCTTCCAAGAGACGGTCAACTTCGACCACATCAAGCGCCACTACTACCTCACGCACGAGAAGCTCAACCCCAGCCGCCTCGTTCCCGTCGGGCCCGCGGTAAATTGGAACGCGCCTCATCGCCGCGAGGCGTTGCCGTGACAAGGTGGGACGAGACGCTGGACGCCCTCGAAAATCCCTTCTGGCACGCCCTGAGCGGTCCGCAAGCGGCGTTCGGACACCTGAGGAAAGACGCCGCGCGTTACGAACGCAGCGTGGCCGTCTTCGCGGCGCTTCGCGACGACACCCCGGACGCCTGGAACGACCTGAGCGCCCTGTACGCGCCCGGCGAGGTCAGCGTGCTCTTCCGACCGACGACGCCCACCGTGCCGAGCAGTTGGTCCTTGATGCGCGAAGGAGAGCCGCTGCAACTCGTTCAACTCGAGCGGCGCGCGGCGCCGAGCCTTCCCGGCGGATGGACCGCGCGTCTCCTCACCGCCGACGACGCGCCCGCCATGCAAGACCTCGTGCGCGCCACGAAGCCCGGTCCGTTCGCCGAGAGAACGGTGGAACTCGGCGGGTACACGGGGGTGTGGAACGAGCGCGACGGTGAGCCGCACCTCGTCGCGATGGCGGGTCTGCGCGCCGCACTGCCGAGCGCGCGCGAAATCAGCGCGGTGTGCACGCATCCCGAGTACCGCCGACTGGGCCTCGCGCGCGCCCTCGTGGCACACCTCGCGAGCGAGTTGCACGCGCGAGACATCCTGCCCTTCTTGCACGTGGACCCGGACAACGAAGTCGCCTTGCGAACCTACGCGACCCTCGGATTCGTGGAGCGACGAAAGATTCGCGCGATCGTGCTGCGCCGCGCTCCCGACGAGGCGGCGCGCGAAGACTGACGTTCGCTCAGCGAAGGGCCGCGTCCACGCGTTCACGCAGCCCTTCGCGTACCGCCGGCCACTCCTCGGCGAGGATGCTGAACATCACCGAGTCTCGGGCGAACCCGTCGGGACGCACTTGGTAGCGGCGCAAAGTGCCTTCGCGCACCGCGCCGAGCTTCGCCATGGCGCGAAGGCTACGCTCGTTTCGGCTGTCGACCTTGAAGTGCACGCGGTTCGCGCCCAGCACCTCGAAGGCACGTTCGAGCAGCAGCAGCTTCGCCTCCGGATTGACGGTCGTGCCTCGAAAGGGCGTGGTCAGCATCGTCCCGATCTCCACCCAGCGGTCGGCGGGGCGAACTTCGCTGTACGAGATGCGGCCCGCGACGTCGCCGTCGTTCGTGACGACCGCCCAGTTCACGCGGTTCGGCACGGCGTTGAGGGCCCGCAAGTACCCGGCGACGCTTTCCACGGAGAGGTCGGCGGGCGCGCCACGCGAGAGGTAACGCGTCGTCTCCTCGTCGAGGTGGCGCAACAAGCGCGCGGCGTGCACTTCCGAAAGCGATTCGAGGCGCAGAGTACGGCCCTGCAAAGTCGGCGCGAGCAACCAATCGTTCACACGCCCACTTTAAAACGCGGGCAGAAGGCTCCTTGCTCCTTCCTGAAGGAGGCCGGGAAGGAAAGTCGAACAGACGTCCGTTCGCCACGAAGGTGGCGAGGCTGATAGGCTGGCAGCAGGCGTGTCGTCCGCCGAGGCGGCACGCGTGGAGACTTTCATGCATGACCTCATCGCCACGCGTATGCGTTCCGTCAAGCCGTCCTTCGTTCGAGAGATCCTCAAGGTCGCCAACCGTTCGGACATCATCTCCTTCGCCGGGGGCCTGCCCGCCCCGGAACTCTTCGACGTGGCGGGAATCGACGACGCCGCGCGCGAAGCGCTCGCGAGCGATCCGCGTGGCGCCTTGCAGTACGGCACGACCGAGGGCTTCGAAGGGCTGCGCGCCCAACTCGCTAACCTCACCAACGCGCGAGGCGCGAACGTCGACGTGGACGACATCGTCGTGACAGGGGGCTCGCAGCAAGGCATCGACCTCATCGCGCGCACCCTCTTCGATCCGGGAGACATCGTCCTCGTGGAGCAACCGACGTACCTCGCCGCGCTGCAAGTCTTCGAGCTCGCGCAAGCCGACGTGCAAGGCGTCGCGTCCGACGAGCACGGGCTGGACGTCGACGACCTCGAGGCGAAGCTGGACGCCCTGACCGCGGCGGGCCGACGCGTAAAGGCGCTGTACGTCGT
This genomic stretch from Deinococcus yavapaiensis KR-236 harbors:
- a CDS encoding glutathione S-transferase family protein, producing MTGPTAAETSADGAFVRQPYRFRGRFSRDGSTAFPAEAGRYRLYVSLACPWAHRAIIVRNLLGLQNVISMAVVDPVRDERGWALRDGSGHERDGVCGFDFLSEAYLRSDASYEGRYTVPCIWDTRTERLVTNNFPDITIDFETEFVDFHAPQAPELYPAHLKSEIDALNDVLYRDVNDGVYKAGFATSQAKYEEAVHALFARLDDLDARLASSRYLVGGQLTESDIRLFTTLVRFDAVYAIHFKCSVRRLVDYEHLWAYARDLYQRPGFQETVNFDHIKRHYYLTHEKLNPSRLVPVGPAVNWNAPHRREALP
- a CDS encoding GNAT family N-acetyltransferase; translated protein: MTRWDETLDALENPFWHALSGPQAAFGHLRKDAARYERSVAVFAALRDDTPDAWNDLSALYAPGEVSVLFRPTTPTVPSSWSLMREGEPLQLVQLERRAAPSLPGGWTARLLTADDAPAMQDLVRATKPGPFAERTVELGGYTGVWNERDGEPHLVAMAGLRAALPSAREISAVCTHPEYRRLGLARALVAHLASELHARDILPFLHVDPDNEVALRTYATLGFVERRKIRAIVLRRAPDEAARED
- a CDS encoding GNAT family N-acetyltransferase, whose amino-acid sequence is MNDWLLAPTLQGRTLRLESLSEVHAARLLRHLDEETTRYLSRGAPADLSVESVAGYLRALNAVPNRVNWAVVTNDGDVAGRISYSEVRPADRWVEIGTMLTTPFRGTTVNPEAKLLLLERAFEVLGANRVHFKVDSRNERSLRAMAKLGAVREGTLRRYQVRPDGFARDSVMFSILAEEWPAVREGLRERVDAALR